One segment of Theobroma cacao cultivar B97-61/B2 chromosome 9, Criollo_cocoa_genome_V2, whole genome shotgun sequence DNA contains the following:
- the LOC18588220 gene encoding sucrose synthase, translating to MNVGSIFTVSDGASPSINFLKTLASPIPFSFISLNPSFRYFRLVQRMAERVITRVHSLRERLDETLTAHRNEILALLARIEGKGKGILQHHQIILEFEAIPEENRKKLADGAFFEILRASQEAIVFPPWVALAVRPRPGVWEYIRVNVHALVVEELTVAEYLHFKEELVDGSSNGNFVLELDFEPFNASFPRPTLSKSIGNGVEFLNRHLSAKLFHDKESMHPLLEFLRVHCHKGKNMMLNDRIQNLNSLQHVLRKAEEYLSTLPAGTPYAEFEHKFQEIGLERGWGDTAERVLEMIQLLLDLLEAPDPCTLEKFLGRIPMVFNVVILTPHGYFAQDNVLGYPDTGGQVVYILDQVRALENEMLHRIKQQGLNITPRILIITRLLPDAVGTTCGQRLEKVYGTEYSDILRIPFRTEQGIVRRWISRFEVWPYLETYTEDVAHEISKELQGKPDLIIGNYSDGNIVASLLAHKLGVTQCTIAHALEKTKYPDSDIYWKKLEDKYHFSCQFTADLFAMNHTDFIITSTFQEIAGSKDTVGQYESHTAFTLPGLYRVVHGIDVFDPKFNIVSPGADMSIYFSYTEEKRRLKHFKPEIEDLLYSKVENEEHLCVLNDRTKPILFTMARLDRVKNLTGLVEWYGKNAKLRELVNLVVVGGDRRKESKDLEEKAEMKKMFEMIEKYKLNGQFRWISSQMNRVRNGELYRYICDTKGAFVQPALYEAFGLTVVEAMTCGLPTFATCNGGPAEIIVHGKSGFNIDPYHGDQAAEILVDFFEKCKADPSYWNKISEGGLKRIQEKYTWQIYSERLLTLTGVYGFWKHVSNLDRRESRRYLEMFYALKYRKLAESVPLAVEE from the exons ATGAACGTTGGTAGCATTTTTACCGTGAGCGATGGGGCTTCTCCTTCTATAAATTTCCTCAAAACTCTGGCTTCTCCCATTCCATTCTCCTTCATTTCGTTAAACCCCTCCTTTCGTTATTTTCGTTTAG TTCAAAGAATGGCTGAGCGTGTTATCACCCGCGTCCACAGCCTCCGTGAGCGTTTGGATGAGACCCTCACTGCTCACAGGAACGAGATTTTGGCCTTGCTTGCAAG GATTGAGGGTAAAGGGAAAGGAATTCTGCAACATCATCAAATTATTCTCGAGTTTGAAGCCATCCCTGAAGAGAACAGAAAGAAGCTTGCTGATGGggcattttttgaaatattgaggGCTAGTCAG GAAGCGATCGTGTTTCCTCCATGGGTTGCACTTGCTGTTCGTCCAAGGCCTGGTGTTTGGGAGTACATTAGAGTGAATGTCCACGCTCTTGTTGTCGAGGAACTCACTGTTGCTGAGTATCTTCACTTCAAGGAAGAGCTTGTTGATGGAAG TTCAAATGGCAATTTTGTTTTGGAATTGGATTTTGAGCCCTTCAATGCATCTTTCCCTCGCCCAACTCTTTCAAAGTCCATCGGTAACGGTGTGGAGTTCCTCAATCGCCACCTTTCAGCAAAATTGTTCCATGACAAGGAGAGCATGCACCCCTTGCTTGAATTCCTCAGAGTCCACTGCCACAAGGGCAAG AACATGATGTTGAATGACAGAATTCAAAACCTGAATTCTCTCCAACATGTTTTGAGAAAGGCAGAGGAGTATCTCAGTACACTGCCCGCTGGGACACCATATGCCGAATTCGAGCACAAGTTCCAGGAAATTGGCTTGGAGAGAGGTTGGGGTGATACCGCTGAGCGTGTGCTTGAGATGATCCAACTCCTTTTGGATCTTCTTGAGGCACCTGACCCTTGCACCCTTGAGAAGTTCCTTGGTAGAATTCCCATGGTCTTCAATGTTGTGATTCTTACTCCCCATGGATACTTTGCTCAGGACAATGTTTTGGGGTACCCCGACACTGGTGGCCAG GTTGTTTACATCTTGGATCAAGTCCGTGCCTTGGAGAATGAGATGCTTCACCGCATCAAGCAGCAAGGACTCAACATTACCCCTCGTATCCTCATT ATTACTAGACTTCTCCCTGATGCTGTGGGAACAACTTGTGGTCAGAGACTTGAGAAAGTATATGGAACAGAGTACTCAGATATTCTTCGAATTCCCTTCAGAACAGAGCAGGGAATTGTACGTAGATGGATCTCAAGATTTGAAGTCTGGCCCTACTTGGAAACTTATACTGAG GATGTTGCTCACGAAATTTCCAAAGAGTTGCAAGGCAAGCCAGATCTGATCATCGGAAACTACAGTGATGGCAATATCGTTGCCTCCTTGTTGGCACATAAGTTGGGAGTTACACAG TGTACAATTGCCCACGCTTTGGAGAAGACAAAGTATCCAGATTCTGACATCTACTGGAAGAAGCTTGAGGATAAATACCATTTCTCCTGCCAATTTACAGCTGATCTTTTTGCAATGAACCATACAGATTTCATCATCACCAGTACTTTCCAAGAAATTGCTGGAAG CAAGGACACTGTTGGTCAATACGAGAGTCACACAGCTTTTACTCTTCCTGGCCTCTACCGCGTTGTTCATGGGATTGATGTATTTGATCCCAAATTCAACATTGTGTCACCTGGTGCTGACATGAGCATATACTTCTCTTATACTGAGGAGAAGAGGAGGTTGAAACATTTCAAACCCGAGATTGAAGACCTTCTTTACAGCAAAGTCGAGAACGAAGAACACTT ATGTGTGCTGAACGACCGCACCAAGCCAATTCTATTTACAATGGCAAGGCTTGACCGTGTCAAGAATTTAACGGGACTTGTTGAGTGGTATGGCAAGAACGCTAAGTTGCGGGAGTTGGTTAACCTTGTAGTAGTAGGTGGAGATAGGAGAAAGGAATCCAAGGATTTGGAAGAGAAGGCTGAAATGAAGAAGATGTTTGAGATGATCGAGAAGTACAAGTTGAACGGTCAATTCAGATGGATATCATCCCAAATGAACAGAGTTAGGAACGGTGAACTCTACCGTTACATTTGTGATACCAAGGGTGCCTTTGTACAACCTGCTTTGTACGAAGCCTTTGGATTGACAGTTGTTGAGGCCATGACATGTGGTTTGCCGACATTTGCAACTTGCAACGGTGGACCTGCGGAGATTATTGTCCACGGTAAATCTGGCTTCAACATTGATCCTTACCACGGTGATCAAGCTGCTGAGATCCTCGTCGACTTCTTTGAGAAGTGCAAGGCAGACCCATCTTACTGGAACAAGATCTCCGAGGGAGGCTTGAAACGTATCCAGGAGAA GTACACATGGCAGATTTACTCCGAGAGACTATTGACCCTGACTGGAGTGTATGGCTTCTGGAAGCACGTTTCCAACCTTGACCGCCGCGAGAGCCGTCGTTACCTTGAGATGTTCTACGCGCTGAAGTACCGCAAGCTG GCTGAATCCGTCCCTCTGGCAGTTGAGGAGTAA